A single region of the Triticum dicoccoides isolate Atlit2015 ecotype Zavitan chromosome 2B, WEW_v2.0, whole genome shotgun sequence genome encodes:
- the LOC119364115 gene encoding ACT domain-containing protein ACR6-like has product MALADDHDEYAKLVRGMNPPRVVIDNEASDDATVIRVDSVNSHGTLLAVVQVIADLNLVIRKAYFSSDGSWFMDVFNVTDRDGNKVLDTPTISYIQTTLEAEDCYYPEVRNTVGIVPSEEYTSIELTGTDRPGLLSEVCAVLAGMQCAVRSAELWTHNTRVAAVVQVTDAAKAAGGAIEDKARIADISRRLDNLLRGQNGVRAAAAASLTHKERRLHQMMFEDRDYGAAGRPDPRTEVSVTHCAERGYTVVVVRCRDRPKLLFDTVCTITDMQYVVHHGTVSSEPGGGAYQEYYIRHVDGHPVSSEAERRRVVQCLEAAVERRTADGLELEVRTDDRAGLLSDVTRIFRENGLTIRRAEISSEDGEAVDTFYLSDPQGHPVEAKTIEAIRAQIGEAALRVKNNPLADDGGSSSEVAAGSTAFLFGNLFKFYRPFQNFGLIKLY; this is encoded by the exons ATGGCTCTCGCAGACGACCACGACGAGTACGCGAAGCTAGTCCGGGGGATGAACCCGCCGAG GGTTGTGATCGACAACGAAGCCTCCGACGACGCAACCGTCATCCGGGTGGACAGCGTCAACAGCCACGGCaccctcctcgccgtcgtccaggtcATCGCCGACCTCAACCTCGTCATCCGCAAGGCCTACTTCTCCTCCGACGGCAGCTGGTTCATGGACG TGTTCAATGTCACTGACCGTGACGGGAACAAGGTTCTTGACACGCCAACCATCTCCTACATCCAGACG ACGTTGGAAGCCGAGGACTGCTACTACCCGGAGGTGCGCAACACGGTGGGCATCGTGCCGTCGGAGGAGTACACGTCGATCGAGCTCACGGGCACCGACCGCCCGGGCCTGCTCTCCGAGGTGTGCGCGGTGCTCGCCGGCATGCAGTGCGCGGTCCGGAGCGCCGAGCTCTGGACGCACAACACGCGCGTCGCGGCCGTCGTGCAGGTCACGGACGCGGCCAAAGCCGCGGGCGGCGCCATCGAGGACAAGGCCCGCATCGCCGACATCAGCCGGCGCCTCGACAACCTGCTGCGCGGGCAGAACGGCGTGCGAGCGGCGGCCGCGGCGAGCCTGACGCACAAGGAGCGCCGCCTGCACCAGATGATGTTCGAGGACAGGGACTACGGCGCCGCCGGACGGCCGGACCCGCGGACGGAGGTCTCCGTGACGCACTGCGCCGAGCGCGGGTACACCGTGGTGGTGGTCCGGTGCAGGGACCGGCCCAAGCTGCTGTTCGACACCGTGTGCACCATCACCGACATGCAGTACGTCGTCCATCACGGCACCGTGAGCTCCGAGCCGGGCGGCGGCGCCTACCAGGAGTACTACATCAGGCACGTGGACGGCCACCCGGTGAGCTCcgaggccgagcgccggcgcgtcgTCCAGTGCCTCGAGGCGGCCGTGGAGCGCCGCACTGCCGACGGGCTGGAGCTGGAGGTCCGCACCGACGATCGCGCCGGCCTGCTCTCCGACGTCACCCGCATCTTCCGGGAGAACGGGCTGACGATACGGCGCGCCGAGATATCGTCCGAGGACGGGGAGGCCGTGGACACCTTCTACCTGTCGGACCCGCAGGGCCACCCAGTGGAAGCCAAGACGATCGAGGCCATCCGCGCGCAGATCGGCGAGGCCGCGCTGCGGGTAAAGAACAACCCGCTGGCCGACGACGGCGGTTCCAGCTCCGAGGTCGCCGCCGGCTCGACGGCATTCCTCTTCGGGAACCTCTTCAAGTTCTACCGTCCGTTCCAGAACTTcggcctcatcaagctctactag